One genomic region from Candidatus Eisenbacteria bacterium encodes:
- a CDS encoding NifB/NifX family molybdenum-iron cluster-binding protein has product MSIAFTTQGTEWDSSMDPRFGRTRFFFVFDEKTEKIETFDNSAIEKESHGAGPKAAQKLVELGANVLITGNGPGGNAAAVLESTGIKVFVGAGEMTVKEALEAYRCGKLKEF; this is encoded by the coding sequence ATGAGCATTGCTTTTACAACACAAGGGACCGAATGGGACTCATCAATGGATCCCAGGTTCGGCCGGACGCGGTTCTTTTTCGTTTTCGATGAAAAGACGGAGAAGATCGAGACCTTTGACAACAGCGCGATCGAGAAGGAATCCCACGGGGCCGGTCCCAAGGCGGCACAGAAGCTGGTGGAACTCGGCGCCAATGTTTTGATAACGGGCAACGGACCGGGTGGCAACGCCGCCGCGGTATTGGAATCCACCGGAATCAAGGTTTTTGTCGGTGCGGGGGAGATGACCGTAAAGGAGGCGCTTGAAGCCTACCGGTGCGGCAAATTGAAGGAATTTTAG